The following are from one region of the Chloracidobacterium sp. genome:
- a CDS encoding DUF1211 domain-containing protein — MGRNRLEAFSDGVLAIIITIMVLELKVPHDPSFEALRPLLPVFLSYVLSFVYLGIYWNNHHHMLHTVKHVSAGMLWANLHLLFWLSLFPFVTGWMGENHFEAAPTALYGLIMLMAAVAYYVLQQRIIAGQGEDSLLASAVGRDRKGKLSPILYVVAILSTFVEHRVAWAIYVLVAIIWLIPDRRIERILRHSGD; from the coding sequence ATGGGTCGAAACCGATTAGAGGCGTTCAGCGACGGAGTGCTCGCGATAATCATCACGATCATGGTTCTCGAACTAAAGGTCCCGCACGACCCATCGTTCGAGGCGTTGCGGCCCCTCCTCCCCGTTTTCCTGAGCTATGTTCTTAGCTTTGTTTACCTCGGTATATATTGGAACAATCATCATCACATGCTGCACACCGTGAAGCATGTTTCTGCCGGCATGTTGTGGGCGAATCTTCACCTGCTGTTTTGGCTTTCGTTGTTCCCGTTCGTCACCGGATGGATGGGCGAAAATCATTTCGAAGCAGCACCTACGGCACTCTACGGTTTGATAATGCTGATGGCGGCTGTCGCTTACTATGTCCTGCAGCAGCGAATTATCGCGGGCCAGGGCGAAGACTCTCTGCTTGCAAGCGCAGTGGGCCGCGATCGAAAAGGAAAGCTCTCGCCCATTCTGTATGTCGTCGCGATCTTAAGTACATTCGTCGAGCATCGTGTCGCGTGGGCGATCTATGTTCTAGTAGCCATTATCTGGTTGATACCGGACCGGCGGATCGAGCGCATCCTGCGGCACTCGGGAGACTGA
- a CDS encoding homogentisate 1,2-dioxygenase, with translation MNPKYQTGFGNEFATEAVAGALPVGRNSPQKAPLGLYAEQLSGTAFTVPRSGNKRTWTYRIRPSVMHRPFERIDNFRWQSKPDDIDVTPNQLRWDPLPIPTEPTDFIDGMTTIALNGDLFSQAGIGIHIYRCNQGMGGRYFYNADGEMLIVPEMGRLGFLTELGAIQAGPGEVVVIPRGVRFKVEPHPDDKQCRGYICENYGAQFRLPDLGPIGANGLANPRDFETPVAWYEDVEGEFEQVAKFGGNLWRCEIDHSPLDVVAWHGNYAPYKYDLRRFNTIGSISFDHPDPSIFTVLTSPSGETGVANCDFVIFPDRWLVGEDTFRPPWYHRNTMSEYMGLIYGKYDAKEEGFVPGGGSLHNQMSAHGPDLDAFEKASNAELKPQKLSGTMAFMFESRYVIRPTKFAMECSELQHNYSDVWQRLTKNFQA, from the coding sequence ATGAACCCTAAGTATCAAACAGGCTTTGGGAATGAGTTTGCGACCGAGGCGGTTGCGGGTGCGTTGCCGGTCGGCCGAAATTCGCCGCAGAAGGCACCGCTTGGGCTTTATGCAGAACAGCTTTCGGGAACGGCGTTCACGGTTCCGCGGTCGGGCAATAAGCGTACGTGGACGTACCGCATCAGGCCCAGCGTAATGCATCGGCCGTTTGAGCGGATCGACAATTTCCGTTGGCAAAGCAAACCGGACGATATCGACGTTACGCCAAATCAGCTTCGTTGGGATCCGCTTCCGATCCCCACCGAACCAACCGATTTTATTGACGGCATGACGACAATTGCCCTGAACGGCGATCTGTTCTCGCAGGCCGGGATCGGTATTCACATCTATCGCTGTAATCAAGGCATGGGCGGCCGATATTTCTACAATGCCGACGGCGAGATGCTGATCGTGCCCGAGATGGGACGGCTCGGGTTCTTGACCGAGCTTGGCGCGATCCAGGCCGGGCCCGGCGAGGTCGTCGTGATACCGCGTGGTGTGAGATTCAAGGTCGAGCCGCACCCCGATGACAAACAATGCCGCGGATACATCTGCGAAAATTACGGCGCGCAGTTTCGTCTGCCTGATCTTGGGCCGATCGGGGCGAATGGATTGGCGAATCCGCGCGATTTTGAAACGCCGGTGGCGTGGTACGAGGACGTCGAGGGAGAATTTGAGCAGGTCGCGAAATTCGGCGGCAATTTGTGGCGGTGCGAGATCGATCATTCGCCGCTCGATGTCGTTGCCTGGCATGGCAACTACGCGCCTTATAAATACGACCTGCGCCGGTTCAACACGATAGGATCGATCTCGTTCGATCATCCTGATCCGAGCATCTTCACCGTCCTGACGTCGCCATCGGGCGAAACGGGCGTTGCGAATTGTGACTTTGTTATTTTTCCCGACCGCTGGCTTGTCGGCGAAGACACGTTCCGCCCGCCCTGGTATCACCGCAACACGATGAGCGAATACATGGGCCTCATCTACGGCAAGTACGACGCAAAAGAAGAAGGCTTCGTGCCGGGCGGCGGATCGCTGCACAATCAGATGTCCGCCCACGGCCCCGACCTCGATGCCTTCGAAAAGGCCTCGAATGCCGAGCTGAAGCCACAGAAGCTTTCCGGTACGATGGCCTTTATGTTCGAATCGCGCTACGTCATCCGCCCGACGAAATTCGCCATGGAATGCTCGGAACTGCAGCACAACTACAGTGATGTTTGGCAGAGGTTGACGAAGAATTTTCAGGCATAG
- a CDS encoding GNAT family N-acetyltransferase, whose translation MIIRRYKPSDIEAVVAIFRSNIGKYFVEAEEKELREFLEAFSDDYFVIEIIDEVVAAGGIALNEDETISLCWGMVRTDLIGTGLGKKLTLFRMEKGREKWGDRPFVTSTSHHTEGFYKKLGFETVEHTPDGFGPGIDICKMRLALPE comes from the coding sequence ATGATAATTCGTCGCTATAAGCCGTCCGATATCGAAGCCGTCGTAGCGATCTTTCGGTCGAACATCGGCAAGTATTTTGTCGAAGCCGAAGAGAAAGAACTGCGTGAATTTCTTGAGGCGTTTTCTGACGATTATTTTGTCATCGAGATCATTGATGAGGTCGTTGCGGCGGGCGGGATCGCACTAAACGAGGACGAGACCATCTCGCTGTGTTGGGGAATGGTAAGGACCGACCTGATCGGAACCGGTCTAGGGAAGAAGCTGACCCTGTTCCGAATGGAGAAAGGCCGCGAGAAATGGGGCGACCGGCCCTTTGTTACAAGCACCTCTCACCATACCGAAGGGTTCTACAAGAAACTCGGCTTTGAGACAGTCGAACACACGCCGGACGGCTTCGGCCCGGGAATAGATATCTGCAAGATGCGGCTGGCGCTTCCGGAATAG
- the aac(3)-I gene encoding AAC(3)-I family aminoglycoside N-acetyltransferase, with the protein MKTRIGIAVNRAEKNRLRDLLTVFAKAFEDQEHYQSAVPSDGYLKKLLAREDFIPLVAVADGKVVGGLVAYVLQKFEQERSEIYIYDLAVLEEYRRQGIATGLINKLREMAREIGAYVIYVQADHGDDPAIKLYESLGTREDVLHFDIEP; encoded by the coding sequence ATGAAAACGCGGATCGGTATCGCCGTCAATAGGGCGGAAAAGAATCGATTGAGAGACCTTTTGACCGTTTTTGCGAAGGCCTTCGAGGATCAAGAACATTATCAATCGGCGGTACCTTCAGATGGGTATCTGAAAAAGCTTCTTGCTCGTGAGGATTTCATTCCGCTGGTGGCTGTGGCGGACGGGAAGGTTGTCGGTGGGTTGGTCGCGTATGTGCTGCAGAAGTTCGAGCAGGAGCGAAGCGAGATATATATTTACGATCTTGCTGTTCTTGAAGAATATCGCCGGCAAGGCATCGCCACCGGGTTGATAAACAAGCTGCGCGAGATGGCCCGCGAGATCGGGGCGTACGTTATCTATGTGCAGGCAGATCACGGCGACGACCCGGCGATCAAGCTGTACGAATCGCTCGGAACGCGCGAAGATGTTCTGCATTTCGACATCGAACCCTGA
- a CDS encoding GNAT family N-acetyltransferase encodes MDVRPALRSEIDAIARLWHDSWQEAHSEILPEGHAQFWTLATFEKVLCSDITKVHVVGPIGKPLGLSIVKDDELNQIHVNKESRGTGVAKALIDDAERRISRAGNRIAWLACGIGNSRAARFYEKCGWHLASVFTHELKTPAGSFQLDVWRFEKQLLSDEQGPS; translated from the coding sequence ATGGATGTTCGACCTGCGTTGCGATCGGAGATTGACGCGATTGCTCGGCTCTGGCATGACAGTTGGCAGGAAGCTCATTCCGAGATCCTGCCGGAGGGCCATGCCCAATTCTGGACGCTAGCTACATTTGAAAAGGTACTGTGTTCTGATATTACGAAAGTTCACGTCGTCGGCCCGATTGGGAAACCGCTCGGACTTAGTATTGTAAAGGATGACGAACTCAATCAGATTCATGTCAACAAAGAATCTCGCGGCACCGGTGTGGCAAAGGCGCTAATCGATGATGCGGAACGGCGAATATCGAGAGCCGGAAACCGGATTGCCTGGCTTGCGTGCGGCATTGGCAATTCGAGGGCCGCAAGGTTCTACGAAAAGTGCGGATGGCATCTCGCAAGTGTATTTACGCACGAGTTAAAGACGCCCGCCGGCAGTTTTCAACTGGATGTCTGGCGCTTTGAAAAGCAACTCCTCTCGGACGAGCAAGGTCCGTCGTGA
- the hppD gene encoding 4-hydroxyphenylpyruvate dioxygenase: MTETKNPLGLKKIYHVEFYVGNAKQAEFYYRKAFGFSRHAYRGLETGNRDVTSYVMRQNRVNFVLTTPMGPEHPAAEHIKKHGDGVRDIAFQVEDADHAFNEAVKRGATPVTEPRDMTDESGSVRHAAIATYGDTIHSFVSYNTNNGHNYSGPFLPGFISQEVAGDEVGIQLVDHIVGNVELGKMNYWCDFYRDVLGFFRYITFDDKDISTEYSALMSIVMSDGGHNIKFPINEPAEGKGGKSQIQEYIDFYRSAGAQHVALLCKDILNTVAKLQENGVEFLRVPDTYYDEIPARVGEIDESIEDLKRLGILVDRDDEGYLLQIFTKPVEDRPTVFYEILQRKGCKGFGKGNFKALFVSIEEEQRRRGNL, from the coding sequence ATGACAGAAACGAAAAATCCATTAGGACTAAAGAAGATATATCACGTTGAGTTTTACGTTGGGAATGCGAAGCAGGCGGAGTTTTATTACCGCAAGGCATTCGGGTTTTCGCGGCATGCTTATCGCGGGCTTGAGACGGGGAACCGCGACGTAACTAGCTATGTGATGCGGCAGAACCGCGTAAATTTCGTCCTTACGACGCCGATGGGGCCGGAGCATCCGGCGGCCGAGCATATCAAGAAACACGGCGACGGCGTCCGCGATATCGCGTTCCAGGTCGAGGACGCCGACCATGCTTTTAACGAAGCCGTGAAACGCGGTGCGACACCGGTCACTGAGCCTCGTGACATGACCGATGAAAGCGGCAGCGTTCGCCACGCAGCGATCGCCACCTACGGCGATACGATCCACTCTTTCGTCTCGTACAACACAAATAACGGCCACAACTATTCAGGGCCGTTCCTGCCCGGTTTCATCTCGCAGGAGGTTGCAGGCGACGAGGTCGGCATTCAGCTTGTCGATCACATCGTCGGCAACGTCGAACTCGGCAAGATGAACTATTGGTGCGATTTCTATCGCGATGTTTTGGGGTTTTTCCGCTACATCACATTCGACGATAAGGACATCTCGACCGAATATTCAGCGCTGATGTCGATCGTGATGTCGGACGGCGGGCACAACATCAAATTCCCGATCAACGAGCCCGCCGAAGGCAAAGGCGGTAAGTCGCAGATCCAGGAATATATCGATTTTTACCGTTCGGCCGGCGCGCAGCACGTCGCACTGCTCTGCAAGGACATTCTTAATACGGTCGCCAAGCTGCAGGAGAACGGCGTCGAGTTTCTTAGGGTTCCCGACACATATTACGACGAGATCCCGGCCCGCGTCGGCGAGATCGACGAAAGCATCGAAGACCTGAAACGCCTTGGCATCCTCGTCGATCGCGACGATGAAGGCTACCTGCTGCAGATCTTTACCAAACCGGTCGAAGACCGCCCGACCGTCTTCTACGAGATCCTGCAACGCAAGGGCTGCAAGGGCTTCGGAAAAGGTAATTTCAAAGCGTTGTTCGTTTCGATCGAGGAAGAACAGCGAAGGCGGGGAAATCTTTAA
- a CDS encoding WG repeat-containing protein has translation MSHTFAVAQVKQPSKLFSVLVNEKVGFIDTDGKMVIAPQFQGAGDFVEGRAFVAVSGDKYKLGYIDEAGSFIVPAQFDAARDFSEGLAAVGIGNFGIHGEGNHKWGFIDRDGRFAIEPKFKEVKAFSEDLAAVMNEHGKWGFIDRNGKLAIPYNFDDAFSYSEGLACVMINGLFGFIDKSGNVVIEPRYLLPSKFKEGLAPVKTGKFNEKPYRFYGTYIAPEGQFAFIDMSGKAAFTLGTEVKRVNSFSEGLALVAVATKHGFPFYGYIDRAGKMAIEPKYFGFALDFSEGLALISVKDKIGFIDKTGKIVIKPEFSYGTSFRNGLAAVEKGKTAADFKAPNLYIDRSGTIIWRLRK, from the coding sequence TTGTCTCATACGTTCGCCGTTGCGCAGGTAAAGCAACCTTCAAAACTGTTTAGCGTTTTAGTCAACGAGAAAGTAGGTTTCATTGATACCGACGGCAAGATGGTGATTGCACCACAATTCCAAGGTGCAGGCGATTTTGTTGAAGGGCGAGCTTTCGTTGCGGTCAGTGGGGACAAATACAAACTAGGATATATAGATGAAGCCGGCTCTTTTATTGTTCCAGCCCAATTTGACGCTGCCCGAGATTTCTCTGAGGGGTTGGCGGCAGTGGGAATAGGAAATTTTGGAATTCACGGGGAGGGCAATCATAAATGGGGCTTCATTGACAGGGATGGTCGGTTTGCCATTGAACCAAAGTTTAAGGAAGTTAAGGCCTTCTCAGAGGACTTAGCGGCCGTAATGAATGAGCACGGCAAATGGGGATTTATAGACCGGAACGGCAAATTGGCTATTCCTTATAATTTTGATGACGCTTTCAGTTATTCCGAAGGGCTCGCTTGCGTGATGATCAATGGATTATTCGGATTCATTGACAAATCCGGTAACGTTGTTATTGAGCCGCGCTACCTCCTCCCGTCCAAATTCAAGGAAGGTCTGGCACCCGTGAAAACCGGCAAGTTTAATGAGAAACCATACAGGTTCTACGGTACTTACATAGCCCCGGAAGGTCAATTCGCATTTATTGACATGTCTGGTAAAGCGGCCTTTACCCTCGGCACGGAAGTGAAAAGGGTAAATAGTTTCTCGGAAGGTCTTGCATTAGTTGCAGTAGCAACGAAACATGGGTTTCCCTTTTATGGCTATATCGATCGGGCCGGGAAGATGGCTATCGAACCGAAATACTTCGGATTTGCTCTAGACTTTTCAGAAGGGCTCGCATTGATAAGTGTTAAAGACAAGATAGGTTTCATAGATAAAACCGGAAAGATAGTGATCAAGCCCGAATTCTCTTATGGAACGAGTTTCCGAAATGGACTAGCTGCAGTGGAAAAGGGCAAGACCGCAGCAGACTTTAAGGCACCGAATCTATACATTGATAGATCTGGAACTATTATTTGGCGGTTAAGGAAATAG
- a CDS encoding helix-turn-helix transcriptional regulator, whose protein sequence is MLKKNSPTPLPELIVTEYGVRGTTKREEFELGYQEFKLGVMIQEARKEKGLTQQQLADRIGVNKAYISRVENDIKDVRYSTLRKIVTGLGGELELAIKL, encoded by the coding sequence ATGCTGAAAAAGAACAGTCCAACGCCGCTTCCTGAATTGATAGTGACAGAATACGGAGTGCGAGGCACGACTAAAAGAGAAGAATTCGAACTGGGATATCAAGAGTTCAAACTCGGCGTGATGATCCAGGAGGCTCGGAAAGAGAAGGGCCTTACTCAACAGCAGCTCGCAGATAGGATCGGCGTCAATAAAGCGTACATTTCGCGAGTCGAAAACGATATAAAGGATGTTCGATACTCCACCCTGCGCAAGATCGTAACGGGCCTTGGCGGTGAGTTGGAACTGGCGATCAAGCTTTAG
- a CDS encoding GNAT family N-acetyltransferase, whose amino-acid sequence MIEYKVNEPVDAADVIELYRDAGLQRPIDDAGRIAKMLAGSNLVVSAWEDGKLVGISRSITDGAWSTYLADLAVATSHQKAGVGRRLVELTKEAAGEESMVLLLSVPTAMEYYPKIGMERLDNAFIIWRKG is encoded by the coding sequence ATGATCGAGTATAAGGTGAACGAGCCGGTCGATGCGGCCGACGTGATCGAACTTTATCGCGACGCAGGACTGCAGAGGCCGATAGATGACGCAGGCAGGATCGCCAAAATGCTGGCGGGTTCGAACCTCGTCGTCAGCGCCTGGGAAGACGGCAAATTGGTCGGCATTTCACGTTCGATCACCGACGGCGCCTGGAGCACTTATCTCGCCGACCTTGCCGTCGCGACATCGCACCAGAAAGCAGGTGTCGGGCGCCGGCTGGTCGAGCTTACAAAAGAGGCCGCAGGCGAAGAATCGATGGTGCTGCTCCTTTCGGTCCCGACCGCGATGGAGTACTACCCAAAGATCGGTATGGAACGGCTCGACAACGCATTCATAATCTGGCGGAAGGGATGA
- a CDS encoding phenylalanine 4-monooxygenase gives MLTETATPPTNDADLAIENFQVSDADLPEFRDMKFENINELHLDHPGANDPEYRARRDVIAGYAKNFRETGEITDVDYSPREQRVWRYVAEELEELQQKYASPFYLRAKKDLGIRTDRIPQLSEMNRRLKELTGFRLAPIEGLVETRAFLSWLSYRVMLCTQYIRHHSQPAYTPEPDIVHEAIGHIPMFTNPNFADFSQFIGHGARIANDRQLEELGRLYWFTVEFGMVEHEGDIKAYGAGLLSSFGELEHAFSDQVERRPFNLEQVIDHEYTYSDMQPVLYVIPSYAELKEVTRKYIESFGSK, from the coding sequence ATGCTGACCGAAACCGCAACGCCGCCCACCAACGACGCCGATCTTGCGATCGAGAATTTCCAGGTCTCGGATGCCGATCTTCCTGAGTTCAGGGACATGAAGTTCGAGAACATAAACGAACTTCACCTCGATCATCCCGGTGCGAACGACCCCGAATATCGAGCGCGGCGAGACGTTATTGCCGGGTACGCAAAGAACTTTCGCGAGACCGGCGAGATCACAGATGTCGATTACAGCCCGCGTGAACAGCGTGTTTGGCGATATGTTGCAGAGGAACTCGAGGAACTGCAGCAGAAATACGCTTCGCCATTTTATTTGAGGGCAAAGAAAGATCTCGGCATCAGGACCGACCGCATCCCGCAGCTGTCGGAAATGAACCGGCGGTTGAAAGAACTTACGGGCTTTCGGCTTGCACCGATCGAGGGACTGGTCGAAACACGAGCTTTCCTTTCATGGCTGTCGTACAGGGTGATGCTATGCACGCAGTACATCCGCCATCACTCGCAGCCGGCGTACACGCCCGAACCAGATATCGTACACGAAGCGATCGGACACATACCGATGTTCACCAATCCGAATTTCGCAGATTTTTCACAGTTCATCGGCCACGGAGCAAGAATTGCGAACGACCGGCAGCTGGAAGAACTCGGCCGGCTTTATTGGTTCACGGTCGAATTCGGGATGGTCGAGCACGAAGGCGATATCAAGGCTTACGGCGCCGGATTGCTCTCGAGTTTTGGCGAGCTCGAACACGCGTTCAGTGACCAGGTCGAACGTCGTCCTTTCAACCTCGAACAGGTCATCGATCACGAGTACACCTACAGCGACATGCAGCCGGTGTTGTATGTCATCCCGTCGTACGCTGAGCTGAAAGAGGTGACGCGGAAATATATCGAAAGCTTCGGGTCGAAATAA
- a CDS encoding Lrp/AsnC family transcriptional regulator → MIVDEIDRKILKELQQDARTSYAELGRRVGLTTPAVIERVRKLEDAGIITGYRAEIDTAKVGLPITAFVRMSITGVDYSHIIEVAQESNEVLECHRGTGGDSFIMKVAVSSVEHLQQMIDRLTPYGITTTTIVLSSPVKRRIIEI, encoded by the coding sequence ATGATAGTTGACGAGATCGATCGCAAGATCCTAAAGGAATTACAGCAGGATGCACGGACGAGTTACGCCGAACTTGGCCGTCGCGTTGGGCTGACCACGCCGGCCGTTATCGAGCGCGTACGAAAACTCGAGGATGCCGGGATCATTACCGGCTATCGCGCCGAGATCGATACGGCGAAGGTCGGGCTGCCGATCACGGCATTTGTGCGAATGAGCATAACCGGCGTCGATTACAGCCACATCATCGAGGTCGCGCAAGAGTCCAACGAAGTGCTCGAATGCCATCGCGGGACCGGCGGCGACTCGTTCATTATGAAGGTCGCCGTCTCGTCGGTCGAGCACCTCCAACAGATGATCGACCGCCTGACGCCCTACGGGATCACGACAACGACGATCGTTCTGTCATCTCCGGTCAAAAGAAGAATCATCGAAATATAG
- a CDS encoding SgcJ/EcaC family oxidoreductase — MKRPALLTVLILALTMTAASQHKAALKLTLEGSVKPHAGIDAVYATFSDAYERLDAKMVSGLYTDDALYLTPESDIMRGRDVIFKSFSGFFDAIRRVGGKLDIRFNIVDRRVDQDMGYDVGIFSLTSIGKNGETQTSRGKFVVVAVRSKDGSWKFQLDSYSNLPKE, encoded by the coding sequence ATGAAAAGACCCGCACTTCTTACTGTTCTCATCCTCGCTCTCACGATGACCGCTGCATCGCAGCATAAGGCCGCGTTGAAACTGACGCTCGAAGGGTCCGTAAAGCCGCACGCCGGTATCGACGCTGTTTACGCAACGTTCAGCGATGCGTATGAAAGGCTCGACGCGAAGATGGTCAGCGGCCTATACACCGACGACGCACTTTACCTCACACCCGAGAGCGACATCATGCGTGGCCGCGACGTGATATTCAAGAGCTTTAGCGGCTTTTTTGATGCGATCCGACGCGTCGGCGGAAAGCTTGATATTCGGTTCAATATCGTTGACCGGCGGGTCGATCAGGATATGGGCTATGACGTCGGCATCTTTTCGCTGACAAGCATCGGCAAGAACGGCGAAACACAGACATCAAGAGGCAAATTCGTTGTCGTTGCGGTGAGGTCAAAAGACGGCAGTTGGAAGTTTCAGCTCGATAGTTACAGCAACCTGCCGAAGGAATGA
- a CDS encoding DUF1801 domain-containing protein produces MNPEVRAYNDSQTTADREICTALAEAISGALPKAENKIWHRHPVWFLDGNPIVGYSKLKAGIRLMFWSGASFDEELLKPGTGKFKDASITYTSADQINFKDLKRWLKKSAAIQWDYKNVIKRKGVLERSTPGK; encoded by the coding sequence ATGAACCCCGAGGTAAGGGCATATAACGACTCGCAAACGACCGCCGACCGCGAGATCTGCACAGCACTTGCCGAGGCGATCTCGGGCGCCCTGCCAAAGGCCGAGAACAAGATCTGGCACCGGCATCCGGTCTGGTTTCTTGATGGGAATCCGATCGTCGGTTACAGCAAACTAAAGGCGGGCATCAGGCTGATGTTCTGGAGCGGTGCGAGCTTTGACGAAGAGTTGCTCAAACCCGGAACGGGTAAGTTCAAAGACGCCTCGATCACGTACACATCCGCCGATCAGATCAACTTCAAAGACCTGAAACGCTGGCTGAAAAAATCGGCTGCGATCCAGTGGGATTATAAAAATGTGATCAAGCGAAAAGGTGTTCTGGAACGATCGACACCTGGCAAGTGA
- a CDS encoding cupin domain-containing protein, which produces MKGFKSNIEKDTLKNKNFRKVLYTSAYSQLVLMSLQPKEEIGAETHPENDQFLRFEGGKGKVLIDGNEYLVKDGDAVVIPAGAEHNVINTSAKTKLKIYTIYSPPHHKDQIVRKTKDEAEANNEEFDGTMTEKRKVKK; this is translated from the coding sequence ATGAAAGGATTCAAATCGAACATCGAGAAAGACACGCTTAAGAACAAGAATTTTCGCAAGGTTCTCTACACTTCGGCCTATAGCCAGTTGGTCCTGATGAGCCTGCAGCCCAAAGAGGAGATCGGCGCCGAGACGCACCCCGAGAACGATCAGTTCCTAAGGTTCGAGGGCGGAAAGGGCAAGGTGCTGATCGACGGTAATGAGTACCTCGTAAAGGACGGTGACGCTGTTGTCATACCCGCCGGTGCCGAGCACAACGTGATCAATACATCGGCCAAAACAAAGCTCAAGATCTATACGATCTATTCACCGCCGCATCACAAGGACCAGATCGTCCGCAAGACCAAGGACGAAGCCGAAGCGAACAACGAGGAATTTGACGGCACAATGACCGAGAAGCGGAAGGTAAAGAAATAG